A stretch of DNA from Synechococcus sp. JA-3-3Ab:
CAAGAGGATCGCCCTGAGGCTTGGGCTGGGAGATCTTAGGGAGAGGAGAGGCGTTGCTCGTGCAGATCTCCCTCCCATTTCAACTTGCCGCGTAAGTTGCGGATCTCGGCTTGCTCGTAGAGCCGAATGAGGGTGCGCAGCGCTTCGTGAATTATCTCGCGCTTGGTCTTGAGGCCGGTTAGCTGGCGAGCCCGCTCGATCAACTCGATCAGCTCGTCATCCAAGACAACGTTAGTCCGCATGGGAAGCTCCCCTGTTTACGCATAATGACTAGTGTTGCGCCAGCTTCTCCCACGCTTCTAGCACCAGCCGCCGGGTGCGGTATTCGCCGTATTGACGTATCTCCTTCTCCTTCAGCACGCGAAAGGTTTCGCCGGGGAAGGTGCTAGCAGCAGCGCGGGTAGTGTAGCCAGCCGGGTCGAGCGGGTCTGCCACCTCTTCCCGCGGGTCGAGTATGTCTTCCAGTTCGCGTTCGGTGAGGTCTGCCGGGTCGAGGATGTAGCGCAGTTGCTTGCGGGTGAGGCCGTAGAGCCGGGCGTAGTACGCATCCAGTTCAGCGCGGAGGATGGCGCGGCGTTCCTCGTTCCAGGTGAACGGCGGGAAGGGGAAGCCCTCACCCAGTGCTGCGGGCGAGGGGGTCGGGGGGTGAGGTCTAATCACAGCCCGCAATCCTTCGTCTGCCTCTCGCCATACGTCGTCGGCGAAGGGCTTCATGTCCCAGGAGGTGTAGACCAGCTCCAGCACGCGCGGGACGATGAAGCGCAAATCTTCGGCGCGGTAGGCGCTCGGCGGCAGGACAGGGAGTTGTTTCATCGTGAAATACTTCAGCGATACTCCACCAACTTTTTGTCTAGACACGTAATCAAATGGCAAACAGGCCATAAGACTCATAAGCGCACAAATCCTTATTGCATCTAATTCTGGAAGCATGAGTAAAAACTTATCACCATATCCAGCACATGGGACAATGCTCGCTACAACAGTGCGCTCATCCGTAGAACGTGCCACATCGCGCCAGCCGAGCAGCCAGCCGCGTTGCCACTCGCCCAGGCGGGCTGCGACTTCTTCCGCGGGCACCCAGTACCAGGGCAGAACGACGAAGTGCGGGTCAGCGTGCTGGTGCTCATCAGGCGTGGGCAGTTGGGTGCTGCTCCGGTCACGCACGCCCTCATAGGTGCCGTAGCGGTGGTCGTAGTGCCAGATCATCTTGGCTTCGTAGAGGGGGAGGTAGCGGCCCTCACCCCCGGCCCCTCTCCCAAGGCTTTGGGAGAGGGGAGAAGGATGCTCGTAGGAATGGGCAGTGACATAGGCAGCAATTTCTTGGAGGACTTGTTCTGTGCGGTCGAGTATCTGGTCATTGGTAAAGCGCAGAATGGCAAAGCCATGTTCGCGCAGGATTTCCTCCCGCAAACGGTCGCGTTCCTGCTGAGTGGGTTCGCGGTGCACAGCGCCATCTATCTCAATGATCAGGCGGGCATCGTCACAGAAGAAGTCGGCGATGAATTGTCCAATCGGATGTTGACGTCGGAATTTTCGGCCTAGCAGCCGACGGTCACGCAACAATTCCCAGAGCAGGCTTTCGGCGGTCGTCGCCTCGCGACGCAACTGCCGCGCCCTGGCAATCAGTTCCCGGCTGGCCCTGGGTAATTCGTACCCTCCTTCTCCCGCAGCGCGAGAAGAGAGGTCGGGGGCTGCGATCCTTCCCCCCTCTCCCGCAGCGTGGGAGAGGGGGTTAGGGGGTGAGGGCACAAACACATTCCCCATCAGCCGGTAACCTTGCTTTTCCAGCTCTGCACGGGTGCGGAAGAGGTGCGAGTCGTTGGACATGTGGAACATCGCCATGAAGCGCACGTCCCAAGGGTTTTCACCCGTGCGTTCGTTCACCAACACCGGCACGCGCTGATAGATGGCGCGGGTCAGGTCGGCATCTTGCCGGGTACGGAAGACCGGCAGGGTGCGGGTGTTGGGGTTGATGCGGGCAATGTCGTCGGCGGTTAGGGTGAATACACGGCGTGGGTCGCGCAGGTGTTCGGTGCGAGTTGCAAAGAAGGTGAAGGTAGGGGTGCTCTCCGACGTGCTTCTGCTGCGGATGGTAAGCAGGCAGAACTTCATGCGACTATCTACTGCTGGAAAGATTTTTTCGCGGTTTTCAAAATCAAACAGGCTAACTAGCTGCCCCTTTTCCACCAGGTCGGCGAAGAAGAATTGGTTGGTGGCGTCGGTGGCGATGCCGGTGGGGACGATGAGGCCGGCTTGTCCCTTAGAGTTAAGGAGGCTTCGCACGCGCTCGGCAAAGACCGAGTAGGTGTTGATGTCCCCGCGGCCGGTGAGGGGGTATTGTCCGCTGCCGCGCAGGAAGCGACTGGCGCTTTCGGCGGCATGCAGGGCGCGCTGATAGGCTTCCCACAGGGCAGGGTTGGTCTGCGGCAGGGCGGCGATCAGCCGTTTGCGGGCGGCGGCGTTGGCGGCGCGGGCAATCTGCGGGTCGCGGACGGCGAAGAACTCTTCTTCCTGCAATTTGATGCGCTCCCAGGGCGGGTTGCCGAGGATGATGTCGAAGCCGCCCTCACCCCCCTGGCCCCCCTCTCCCAAGGCGTTGGGCGAGGGGGTAAGGTGAAACACCTCCGGGAACTCCAGCGGCCAGTGGAAGAAGTACTGCTCGCAGGCCAGGGCTACGGCGGTGGCCAGAGCGCGGGAGTTGGCTCGATTTTGCAGCCGCTCGCTGACTGCTTTCGTGGTAATGGCCGCCGAGAAGTCTGAAGTCAAGTGCTGGAAAAAAGCCGCCGTCCAGAGGTTGCAGGCTTCTGTCAGTTTCTGGTGTTCTGGGTTTTGACAGTAGCGAGTGTAGAGCTCCTGCTTGCGGCGTACGTTGGCTGGCGAGTCGTCCTGGATGGCTTCGAGCTGCTGGAGCTCCTGGCTGAGCTGGGCCACCACTTGGTCCGCCTCAAGAGAAAGAGAAAGCTGGCCCGTTTCCAAATCCCTGCGCTCGGCGCGATTTCGCCTCTTCAGAGAGCGGGCAGCCTCCCTGGAGTGGGCACTCACCGCCTCGAAAGCAGCGTCGGGAAGGCCCTTGTCCAGAACTTTTAGATCCAACATCCCCACCAGCGAGTCGCCGCATTTGATGCGGTGGTCGAGGAAGGTAAGCGGCTTGCCGGCACAATGGGCCTCCAGCCAGAGGGCCACGCGGCAGAGCTCCACTGCCAAGGGGTTTTTGTCCACGCCGTAAATGCAGTGGGCCACCACGTCGCGGATGGCCTCGCGCACGGTCTCAGGGGCAGGCTCCTCTTCCCCGGTGCGAACCTTGGCCAGCTCCTTGCCCAGACGCCGGGCAGCCGCCAGGAGAAAATGTCCAGAGCCACAGGCGGGATCCAGAACTCGCAGCGAGAGGATGGCCCGTTCCTTTTCCTCGCGGCTGGCTGCAGACTTCAGCCGCTCCTGTAGCACCGGCTCTAGGGCCGAGCGGACAAGTTCCGCCACCAGATCTGGCGGGGTGTAGTAGGAGCCGGTGCTTTTGCGTTCGGAGCCGTAGCTGAGCTCAAACTGAGGCGTCGCCTGCGCAGTAAACAAGATCTGGGGCCGGTAGTCGAGCAGGCTTTCGTAGACGGATCCCAGCTCTTCCACATCGAGAGCGGCATAGTTAACCCGGCGCGGCGGGGAGGTCGCGTTTTCTCGGTAGTAGGCCAGATGCCAGAAGGCCTGCAGCAGATCCCGGTTGCTCAGGCTGCACTCATCCAGCTCCAAAGGGGCAAACAGCTCGCCGTTGAGAGGCGCAGCCCCCAAAAGCTGGGCCAGCTCCTCTTGGGAGAGCACCCGCCAGAGCACTCGCAGGCTGCACCAGAGATCCTCATGTTCCGTAAAGGCGCTCCGCCGCTCCAAAAGCTGCCGCAGCCGACCCACGCCGTAGTGATCCCGGTAGAGAGGACTGGCGCTGATAAGCCCCCGCTCCTCCGAGACCAAGAGAAACAAAAAGCGATAGACCAGCCGCAGCAGTTGTCGGTAGAACTCCTCCGGGGTGAGGCGGTTCAATCCAGAAGAGGCCAGCCGCTCCCGCAGTTGGGAGTTTTTGGGATGGGCAAGAAAGCCGTTGGCCAAGCCCTTGAGGCATTCTTCCACCCCATCCCGCAGCCGCTCGCGGACTCGCCCCCCCTGTTCCAGAGCTTGCTGGTAGTACTTCTCCAGCCAACACTCCCGCGCCTGCTCCGCCCTTTGGGGCAGGTGGCTGCGGTGCAACAGGCGAAACAGGATGGCAAAGTCGTTAAAGCGCTGCTCCTCCAGGATCTGCTGCAGGTCAAACTCCACATAGGCCTGCCGACGCACATAGGTGGAGTCGCGCAAAAGGCGCAGGGTCACGCCGTTGGTGACGATGCCCCAGAGGTGCTCGCTGCGGTTGAGATACTCCTGCAGCAGCGAGTGAGGGGCTAGACGCGGCCTGCCAGTAGGAGCCAGCCGTCCCAGCTCCTGGCGCACCCCCACAATGTGCACCGGCGGAGCGTCCTCTGCTTCGCCAGCTC
This window harbors:
- a CDS encoding type II toxin-antitoxin system VapB family antitoxin produces the protein MRTNVVLDDELIELIERARQLTGLKTKREIIHEALRTLIRLYEQAEIRNLRGKLKWEGDLHEQRLSSP
- a CDS encoding endonuclease domain-containing protein; its protein translation is MSQFPALRLEGGLLGPDILEQLLAGELPGQKPRDFGLDDKRSLTEEMASVFADARTQWEVFRRRLARLPEGDPATSVTRDAWVIPFLSLLGYELRYNQRAYEIDGATFAISHRAGEAEDAPPVHIVGVRQELGRLAPTGRPRLAPHSLLQEYLNRSEHLWGIVTNGVTLRLLRDSTYVRRQAYVEFDLQQILEEQRFNDFAILFRLLHRSHLPQRAEQARECWLEKYYQQALEQGGRVRERLRDGVEECLKGLANGFLAHPKNSQLRERLASSGLNRLTPEEFYRQLLRLVYRFLFLLVSEERGLISASPLYRDHYGVGRLRQLLERRSAFTEHEDLWCSLRVLWRVLSQEELAQLLGAAPLNGELFAPLELDECSLSNRDLLQAFWHLAYYRENATSPPRRVNYAALDVEELGSVYESLLDYRPQILFTAQATPQFELSYGSERKSTGSYYTPPDLVAELVRSALEPVLQERLKSAASREEKERAILSLRVLDPACGSGHFLLAAARRLGKELAKVRTGEEEPAPETVREAIRDVVAHCIYGVDKNPLAVELCRVALWLEAHCAGKPLTFLDHRIKCGDSLVGMLDLKVLDKGLPDAAFEAVSAHSREAARSLKRRNRAERRDLETGQLSLSLEADQVVAQLSQELQQLEAIQDDSPANVRRKQELYTRYCQNPEHQKLTEACNLWTAAFFQHLTSDFSAAITTKAVSERLQNRANSRALATAVALACEQYFFHWPLEFPEVFHLTPSPNALGEGGQGGEGGFDIILGNPPWERIKLQEEEFFAVRDPQIARAANAAARKRLIAALPQTNPALWEAYQRALHAAESASRFLRGSGQYPLTGRGDINTYSVFAERVRSLLNSKGQAGLIVPTGIATDATNQFFFADLVEKGQLVSLFDFENREKIFPAVDSRMKFCLLTIRSRSTSESTPTFTFFATRTEHLRDPRRVFTLTADDIARINPNTRTLPVFRTRQDADLTRAIYQRVPVLVNERTGENPWDVRFMAMFHMSNDSHLFRTRAELEKQGYRLMGNVFVPSPPNPLSHAAGEGGRIAAPDLSSRAAGEGGYELPRASRELIARARQLRREATTAESLLWELLRDRRLLGRKFRRQHPIGQFIADFFCDDARLIIEIDGAVHREPTQQERDRLREEILREHGFAILRFTNDQILDRTEQVLQEIAAYVTAHSYEHPSPLSQSLGRGAGGEGRYLPLYEAKMIWHYDHRYGTYEGVRDRSSTQLPTPDEHQHADPHFVVLPWYWVPAEEVAARLGEWQRGWLLGWRDVARSTDERTVVASIVPCAGYGDKFLLMLPELDAIRICALMSLMACLPFDYVSRQKVGGVSLKYFTMKQLPVLPPSAYRAEDLRFIVPRVLELVYTSWDMKPFADDVWREADEGLRAVIRPHPPTPSPAALGEGFPFPPFTWNEERRAILRAELDAYYARLYGLTRKQLRYILDPADLTERELEDILDPREEVADPLDPAGYTTRAAASTFPGETFRVLKEKEIRQYGEYRTRRLVLEAWEKLAQH